One part of the Engraulis encrasicolus isolate BLACKSEA-1 chromosome 17, IST_EnEncr_1.0, whole genome shotgun sequence genome encodes these proteins:
- the kcnj16a gene encoding inward rectifier potassium channel 16, whose amino-acid sequence MSRQYSTVQRDDAMSVRTEFGWPSRKRRYVRQDGSCNMAFRHIPEEWVHYVTDIFTTLIETRWRVMLLVFALSYILSWLGFGILFYVIALAHNDLKDLDNEPCMYEVRSFTAAFLFSLETQTTIGYGSRGMSETCMVAIILVTIQDVLSAFIDTFVIGIVVAKMASARKRAQTVGFTSHAVVNLRDGQLCLCWRVGDFRHNHMVEGTAHAQIIRHTVHTTGKVDVTYQDLHIHESNILLTIPVTVMHKIGPDSPLYRMSLFDLRRDSFELVVSFTYTDDSTGILHQTRTSYTPDDILWGHVFQEMIRVSRRNYKVDYALFNQTGKVHVPEVSAEEYHRAKHSPRLSSRNPSPSPRLSSRSPSLRLAKVIVPPPPELKVELVIGNESETDDNNKAGGSSSSMLKVEE is encoded by the exons ATGAGTAGGCAGTACTCCACTGTGCAGCGGGATGACGCCATGAGTGTGCGCACAGAGTTTGGCTGGCCCTCCAGAAAGCGCCGCTATGTGCGGCAAGATGGCAGCTGCAACATGGCATTCCGCCACATCCCAGAGGAGTGG GTGCACTACGTGACGGACATCTTCACCACGCTGATCGAGACCCGCTGGCGCGTCATGCTCCTCGTCTTCGCGCTGTCCTACATCCTGTCCTGGCTCGGATTCGGGATCCTCTTCTATGTCATCGCACTCGCCCACAATGACCTCAAGGACCTGGACAATGAGCCCTGCATGTACGAG gtgCGCAGCTTTACGGCAGCGTTCCTGTTCTCTCTGGAGACACAGACAACGATTGGCTACGGCTCACGTGGCATGTCGGAGACCTGCATGGTGGCCATCATTTTGGTAACCATCCAGGACGTCCTCTCCGCCTTCATCGACACCTTCGTTATCGGTATCGTTGTGGCCAAGATGGCGTCAGCGCGGAAACGGGCGCAGACGGTGGGCTTCACGAGCCACGCGGTCGTCAACCTGCGCGACGGACAGCTCTGTCTCTGCTGGCGCGTCGGAGACTTCCGGCACAACCACATGGTGGAGGGCACCGCTCACGCACAGATCATACGGCACACCGTACACACCACCGGCAAG gTGGACGTCACGTATCAAGACCTGCACATCCATGAGAGTAACATCCTGCTGACCATCCCCGTCACAGTGATGCATAAGATCGGCCCCGACAGCCCGCTGTACCGCATGAGCCTATTTGACCTGCGACGTGACTCCTTCGAGCTGGTGGTGTCCTTCACCTACACGGACGACTCCACGGGAATACTGCACCAGACGCGCACCTCCTACACGCCCGACGACATCCTCTGGGGACACGTCTTCCAGGAGATGATCCGAGTGTCTCGACGCAACTACAAG GTGGACTATGCACTCTTCAACCAGACGGGTAAAGTGCATGTGCCCGAGGTCAGCGCTGAGGAGTACCACCGTGCCAAGCACTCGCCGCGCCTCTCCTCCAggaaccccagccccagcccacgcCTCTCCTCCAGGAGCCCCAGCCTGCGGCTGGCCAAAGTCATAGTGCCGCCACCGCCCGAGCTCAAGGTGGAACTGGTGATCGGGAACGAGAGCGAGACTGATGACAACAACAAGGCGGGAGGCAGCTCCTCTAGCATGCTCAAAGTGGAGGAGtag
- the kcnj2a gene encoding inward rectifier potassium channel 2a, producing MGSVRPNRYSIVSSEEDGMKLATAAVPNGYGNGKNGKVHTTGVRGVGGHPPHSRFVKKDGHCNVQFVNVSEKGQRYLADIFTTCVDVRWRWMFVIFSLAFVLSWLFFGCIFWLVAIWHGDLEPGVPNSGRGQRCVSNVTTFTAAFLFSIETQTTIGYGYRYVTDECPVAVFMVVLQSILGCIIDAFIIGAVMAKMAKPKKRNETLVFSHNATVAMRDNKLCLMWRVGNLRKSHLVEAHVRAQLLRSRTTAEGEFIPLDQMDIDVGFDSGVDRIFLVSPITIVHEIDEDSPFYDMSKQDLETADFEIVVILEGMVEATAMTTQCRSSYLASEILWGQRFEPVLFEEKSYYKVDYSRFHKTYEVPSTPFCSARELAEKKYILSSSNSFCYENEVALLNKEEKEEALNMGVVGLVEGTHTLDTVSLNITEPEHNQATLPLEPRPLRRESEI from the coding sequence ATGGGAAGCGTGCGGCCAAACCGCTACAGCATCGTGTCATCCGAGGAAGACGGCATGAAGTTGGCCACGGCGGCCGTGCCCAACGGCTACGGCAACGGCAAGAACGGCAAGGTGCACACCACCGGCGTCCGCGGTGTGGGCGGCCACCCGCCCCACAGCCGCTTCGTGAAGAAGGACGGCCACTGCAACGTGCAGTTCGTCAACGTCAGCGAGAAGGGCCAGCGCTACCTGGCCGACATCTTCACCACCTGCGTGGACGTGCGCTGGCGCTGGATGTTCGTCATCTTCTCGCTGGCGTTCGTCCTGTCCTGGTTGTTCTTCGGCTGCATCTTCTGGCTGGTGGCCATCTGGCACGGCGACCTGGAGCCCGGCGTGCCCAACAGTGGCCGCGGACAGCGCTGCGTCTCCAACGTCACCACCTTCACGGCGGCGTTCCTCTTCTCCATTGAGACGCAGACCACCATCGGGTACGGCTATCGCTACGTGACGGACGAGTGCCCTGTGGCCGTGTTCATGGTGGTGCTGCAGAGCATCCTGGGATGCATCATTGATGCCTTCATCATTGGTGCCGTCATGGCCAAGATGGCCAAGCCCAAGAAGAGGAACGAGACGCTGGTGTTCAGCCACAACGCCACGGTGGCCATGCGCGACAACAAGCTGTGCCTGATGTGGCGCGTGGGCAACCTGCGCAAGAGCCACCTGGTGGaagcgcacgtgcgcgcgcagcTGCTGCGCTCGCGCACCACCGCCGAGGGCGAGTTCATCCCACTCGACCAGATGGACATTGACGTGGGCTTCGACAGCGGTGTGGACCGCATCTTCCTCGTCTCGCCCATCACCATCGTGCACGAGATCGACGAGGACAGCCCCTTCTACGACATGAGCAAGCAGGACCTGGAGACGGCCGACTTTGAGATCGTGGTGATCCTGGAGGGCATGGTGGAGGCCACTGCCATGACAACGCAGTGCCGCAGTTCCTACCTGGCCAGCGAGATCCTGTGGGGCCAGCGCTTCGAGCCCGTGCTCTTTGAGGAGAAGAGCTACTACAAGGTGGACTACTCGCGCTTCCACAAGACCTACGAGGTTCCCAGCACCCCGTTCTGTAGCGCCCGGGAGTTGGCAGAGAAAAAATACATCCTGTCCAGCTCCAACTCCTTCTGTTACGAGAACGAGGTGGCCCTGCTGaacaaagaggagaaggaggaggcgctGAACATGGGTGTGGTGGGTCTGGTGGAGGGAACACACACGCTGGACACGGTCTCGCTCAACATTACGGAGCCTGAGCACAACCAGGCTACCCTGCCTCTTGAGCCCAGACCTCTACGACGAGAATCTGAAATatga